Sequence from the Magallana gigas chromosome 4, xbMagGiga1.1, whole genome shotgun sequence genome:
AACGAGGTCATTCCCAATACTAGGCACAATGCGGAAAAATATAAGACTAATGTAAAGAACTAAAACCATGAGTGATGAAGAGAAGAGCTGATAATCAGATTATTGTCTCTGTTATGTTCATCCTGATAAAGCCTTTCCCGATTGATGCCCTGGATCATTTATTTGGTAATTTAaggatgacaatatttatttcaacatttatgatataatattaagacaattaataagcagcacaacatatcctgaaatatgaaactggaccaaaccagTGATAATCtaccatttatgatttattacatttacttgGATTTGAAAACCATTTCTGAAACTCCAAAAGTCATGAATAATTTGGACATATAATGCATACAATTAAGAATTAGTGttgtaaaagaatatatattatgataatgcatatgctataagaaatacaattgatagATATCAAAAGGTGTTTATACTGACCAAGTGCAGTAATGAAGTTTGTAATGGCTATATACTGTTCATGTGGAGAAactggtttttaaaatatatgtcttatgtttataattatgtttaatttgatgattgcatagtatatcaaatcatcatttcTGTCTATaagtgtctgtctgtccatccatttaTCTGTCTCaagtctgttttattttataaccctGATGAGGTTACTGATGTAGATCAAGTTGAGATCATCATTATGACACTTATATACAACAAGCCTCACAGAAAATATCAGTCATCTTAAATTACAGAGTTTTTGAATGAGTTATGAATGTATGGTtgagtaaaatttttattttaaatattttttgaaatgatttttgtgaATAAGAATATTTATGTTATAACTTATccttatctatatttttatcattttttgcatgaaaaaaaatatacatatcctagttaggccacaccaatataatttcttgcttGTCGGACATTAAGTGGAAAAGGGTACAAACGGGCTAGcgataaaataataagattattattttttgtagcgGAAATTTTTAGGCGGTCCATAATGATAtgatttgtaaagttttatttaaacacgAGCATGCAGGATccgatgaaaaagaaatttaattggtgtggccttccacattttctatattttagttcAAATTGAGGCTGAACCATTGTAATATATTACCCTGCATAATCATTCTGATAAAGTCTCAATCATACATTATAAATAGCATCAAGACCAATATGGGGACCAAGgaagggttcaaagttcaaaggaATTATAGGATtgcatacaatcatgtatatacataaggaCAAATCATAAATCATTTCAGAATCTGCAGTGTTGTTTAGTCCAATCagataatatgatttaaagaattatcatgattaagtatcaaatttcattttatacctgTAATCATTTGAAAGATTCTCCTATTTTCCGACAcccattttaatgcaatacctTGCAAATcagacaaaacttttaaagattgatagaggaaattcaaattaattacaatcagtatatgatttttatgaaacctgTGATTTATTCAATGGtttgattgtattttaaatctttcaacAAAGGCTTAATAAAGATTGTGTGTattaaagttttcatgcatgtttttcttttttgtgtacagAGACTAGAGTTTCTTGATTATATCAGATGCACAACTATGACACTCTGTTAATTACCattaaaataaactctttaggaagtgaaaaaattgttaaattaaagaatcattttctctttatatgatTGGTTTTTAGAAATACAACCATTTATGGCAGTGTTGACTTTCATGAAGCGCGCAGagtgattttttgtaaaagtcagatcagaggaaattcggattttcagcctttttaattcaattagttGTAGTATTTACAACACAACTCCattaattttgttctacaagaaCTTATGCAGGTTCACAGTATAACTAGTTGAAAGAAATTgccatttaaaactgaattatacGTCTTTTTTTAACAGCATGTAGGGTTTGTAGCATCTATTTCAATAGAggtcagaggaaattcagacgttattatctttttttctaattcaccAACATGCCAATTATTGATTactaattttttgctatttatcatttcttcaaaattacattaaaaatataatagtgtAATTATAGGAAAtagtattttttgcaatttttctagCCCTGGTTACGTCAAAAAAAGtggtcagaggaaattcaaactaaaatagcggattaaataaaaggaattcttataatccattttcagataaatagagtattttattaacctttttaatattttggtgaGAAAATTTTTCTAGTTAATTGTAAATATgtcttttatgacatttttaatttgcatttaagtttttttttctcgttcTAATTTTTTGAACATGGGTAAGTTTGAAGGTCGTTGCCATGGAAACGAACTCACGAACATATgcttaaaatgtcttttttgacaaaaacgAATCGATTAGAgtctgtttaaacaattttttcaattattcaattagTTTCATGTCAGGTTCACATGTCCTTAATCTAATTtgttattatgaaattttttttataaacagaaTCATCATATAAAAGCAcgttttgcagcaaaataaaattctatataatacatatcatatttttttaataaattgtagCGACTCATAATTATCAAGAGCACAACGGGCCACATCGTTCGCCTAAGCAAAAATAGGTATGAAAAAATTAGCGTAATTGAGTCATAATACAGAATAAATGAACAATGTTGTATCATATATGTAGACcctgtataaatgaaaaattttatccatttaccattggatattcttatgattttatcaagtcccttttcgggatgattttatagtcatatcagaTGTTGGGCACTGCAGTTCTCAacaagatcctaaacaattaatattatttatcaaaggAATATACcatgtgaggcccaagaatcgcCCAGTTGCCAAAgccaaacaattttaaaaatcaacatttgtcaaaatgcttgcatataagtaagaccatgtattataacatttcagtttttgtaatttagaatgttttcctttgtaaaattgtggTACAAACGTGTTCCCAACTTACGcaggattttgattttaacaaatttgaatctacattacctaaGATTggaagttacagcttttctatacattatgttttttaatttttagatatttttctttatatattcttatgtattAAAATACCCCCATCCCCGTTGTGACCGTATCCTACCCCAGGGGAtcaggatttgaacaaacttgaatctacctgGTTCCTACCTGAGgagcttccacacaagtttcagcttttcttgccAATAGGTTTTTGAGAAGACGATTTCTCTTTATaatttactatgtaaaaattcaactccAAATGGGCACCACCCTGCCCTCAaggatcatgttttcacaactttgaataaacactacctgaggatactacCAAACATGCTTCAGCTTTCCCGACCAactagtttttgagaagaagattttaaaggaTTTACCATTTGTTTACTCTACATGTTCCTATGcaaaaaattaccccccccccccacacacacacacacattgtggccccaccctaccccaggggatcatggattgaacaaacttgaataaaCTGTTcctgtggatgcttccacagaagtttcagcttttctggctgaatggtttctgagaagaactttaaagattaactctttatattcctatgtttaacttacCATTTAACCCCCACTGTGGCCCAACCTTACCTCTGGGGATCATAATTAACACAAACTTGAAAATACcttacctgaagatgcttccacacaagtttcagctttcctagctgattggtttctgagaagacgattttttaagatttactctttttatttcaatgtagaAATTTGAttctccattgtggccccaaccatCCCGGGGGTCAACTTTTACTCTACCGGAGGATACTTGCACAAAGACTTCAACTTTCCTGACTAATTAGTTAATTCTaagaagaaaaattttaaagatttactcaatattcCTATGTCAAAAATCTTCCATTGTGGCCCAATCCTAccccaaggggtcatgatttttttaactttgaatctacagtaGCTAAGAATGCTTCCAAATAAGTTTCAGCCAGCCAAATGATtctttagaaaaagatttaaaaattctttaaaattgttcaataattcctaattatctcctgTAAAAAAAGGACGTGGTCCTTTTTTCACAACTTTACATCCCCTTAGCCTAAGattgctttgtgccaagtttggttgacagacaaaatgtgatcagaaaagcttacttgagctttcagctcaggttaGCTAAAAACTATACGAGCACAGTCAATGAAAATAAACTGCAATTACGTGAAAACcatcaaatggaaattttttatcattataccAAAATGTTATACTTAATAAATAATACCATTTAATGCATTGTCGTTAATTGTGATTTCATCGTGATTCATTGCCGTTCATTGTGCTTCATTTTGGTTAAAAGACGCGCGGGGGTGGAGATcctttaaaactaaattttctatataaataatgtttgtttggGAAAAAAAGTATATGGGACAGGCCCTGGAACCCCCACCCCTTCATCCCcgttgctacgtgcctgatgcAAATAAACTTTATTCTATTTATTAAAAGTAGAGGTCAGAAGATTCATCTCTTGTTATTTAAATCTTAGACGTGTTCAATGCAGCAGGTGCTCGCATgcgctcgccaaaattcccCCTAGTCTTGGCGATTGGTCGCGAGGACTCGCTCTGATGAACACTCTCAGATCCCGATCTACCTATATTAACAACCAGGAagaaaatttcacaattttctcAGGTGTCCTCCCAGCGATAATGGCTGCATGAACTCATTTTAAGGTCACATTGATGGTGAGTTAGACTAATTATATCTATATCTGATGATGGCAAATACGTGACATATTCCCTAGTGAATAGTGAGTTCGTGATTTTGTACAATTAAGATTACCAGATTATAAAGTCGATCAACAATGGACGATTTGATAAGTAAGCTCTTAATGCTAAACCGAAAGTTGTGGCCATAACATACATTcactagttttttttatttaaagataaattgcattcttgaaatattatattttttaaaccaaaatgaCCTGGGTCACAATGAAATGAGGTACACGCTGTTTTATTGTAGTCCATATTTGATTTGTAAAGGGAAGCTACCATGCGCGGATGTAGGTGGGGGAGGATTGGATTGGAATGTCCACCCCCCGCCCCACTCCTTGAAAATTCAAGATTTATTAGAACTATCCAATCATTAAACACCCAATCATCTAtctaacacccccccccccggtaaAAGGCTGGACCCGTGTATGATAAATGTAAATCCAAAACATTCAATTTTTGTTAAACACTAGAAATACGTCAAATTACCCGTGAATGTTCTATGATTTCAGTTGATTATGTTTGCATATTGTTTTTTGTgtgtatatgtgtatatacttgtattcttatttttttttgggggggggggggggtagtgcagCAATATCGATGTTCAAAAGCATACGATTCGCTCACAGCTTGCAATGTTAACGTTGTTAAATGATCTGAAATTACCGAATTCGTAATTGTCAAGAATAGCACCCGATTTACAAATgatatacaaattttaaactgaTTGGGAAGGTACAATTGCCGGTTTCTGTATAATTTTTGTGAAGGAAATCATGCATTCCTGTTTTGCCTAACCTGTTACTGAGATTGCATCGCTCAGAATTGCTCTCAATGCAATCTTTGCTATTACAACAGGTTTGGATTCAATGTATTTGGcatcaaatttattattttttttttcatttttatacctatttctcattatatttattttttttaatttttattttctgatacctttttcaaataatatgtgAATTATGTGAAATATCTCTCTTGTGACACGTgtcaatttaacatttttgaataaaatatatttgatatgttattatacaagtttacaaaagggtaatttctaacaatattcagtttgaaatatttcaaaaaagataagaattaaaaaaaaaaaaaaaaaaaaaccttaacttttgatggtatcgaacccacaacctaaaaacccaagttttataaagtaaacaaatgTCTGTTGCTCTAATATAACCACTGAGCCAATTTATTCACAACATAGTGCagtgtttaaatgctatatgagacGTTGGCCTCGAattttacggacttgtattatttttctaaaacgatCAATTGTTGGGCtgcaaaatgtcattttttaagtATAGTTGGtgatctctccacgtttttgttgattaaaatcggtttaaattccattaaactgcatttagactatgacaaaaatatggagctcagacacACTCTACAAAAGCAAATGCATTGAGTTTTAAAATTGACACTATTTGGAGATTTTGACACGCATATGCCAGTTTGAATCAACctattgcaagtatttaaaatatttaagagtTACAAACCGATATTacgttatatatacattttttttatatttattttttaaacaaggtatcagatttaatgatattttaattttgcagtatctaatTATTCCTCATATGTGCATTTTACATGCCTTGTTCAcccatctttttaaaaaatattattttaaaaaaaacttcaatagaTCATTGAAAGTTCCTGAATCACAATATTAATTTTGGTACCTACATGTTTCTACATGgcattttttagaaaaaattcaagtttattaCATGCTTTATTGAAGTCCACGCACATTCGAAGATTGACAGAAAAATTACGTGTCCCAATTTCTTGATCTAATACCGTGCGCACACTCTAAAAGGACATTTTAACACCAACACCGTTCGAAAAGAATgataatttttctcttttcagaTGGCTTTATCTGAATCCAAAATACCACCCGACGCCCAGCATTATTTGGTGTGTGGCACTGAAGACTGTAAGAAAAACTGccagttttactgcaatgaCTGTCATCTTCGaatgtgtgaacaatgcagAGATGAACATCAGAAGAATAAGAAAACCAAGAACCATGAAGTGGTCTCTTATAAGCTACgcaaacgtcaacttcctgtagAGAAATGCAAGATCCACCCCACAAAAGAAATAGATCTTCTCTGTAGGGAATGCCAGATTCCCCTTTGTTCTAAATGCACAGGCTCCAAAGAACATCGCGGCCATTGGTTAACCAACCTAGAAATACTCTTTGATGAAAAGGTTGCGATATATAACGAGGAGATTGCCAACATTAGAAGCTATTTTGAGCCTACTTCTCAAAATCTAAAAAAGGAAATTGCTGAAGATGTCACAGAAATTAAGAAGATCATGGCAGGTATAAGAACATCCATAAAGGCTGAAGCTGAGTCTGTGAAAAAACTGGTAGATGCAGTCACATTAGATAAAATGGAACAAGTTGACAAAAAAGAACAGTCATTATTACAAACGTTAAACGgtcaaaatcaagaaatagatGATTACATCAACTCTCTCAATGATTTAATAGAAACATATTATGGTAACTTATCTCCATCAAACATAGAAGAATTAACATTTGCCCTCAAATCAGAAAACTTGATTATACGACCAATACCAGAGACGTTTAAACCAGTCCCACCCGTATTTACTGCTGGTCAATACAGCAAGGAAGATGTCGCCAAATTACTGGGTAGAATAACTGTCCCCAACACTAAACCagagaacagaaaaataaaacccatgGAGACTGCTTCTACAGACTTAAAACCTTCAGGGAAACAGAGAGAACAAGACAGAGAGAAATCTGACGTGAAACAAACACTGTCTCTGTCTTCCTCTGTCACCAAGGCCAGGGAGTATACAATACCAGGTGTTCGCAGTGGAGATCACATATCACTGGGTAAATCAGGCAGACTCTGGGCCAGTGATAAACGTGGTATCCTTGTCCAAACAGATCTACAGGGGAATCAGCTACAGAAGATAAAGACCTATGGTGTTAGAGATGAAGGCTTCCACACAGTCACACAGGACGGGGATCTGATCTATACAGACAAACACAACAATGGCATTAATAGGATTACACCGGATAATGCAAtcactgaattcattaaaacaggaGACTGGGAACCACTCAGTATACACTCCTACCACATCAACGGGGACATACTGGTGGGGATGAGGAAGAATAGAAAGGGTAAAGTCACCAGGTACAACAAGACAATGacagaaatacagaacatacTGAGAGACAACAAAGGACAGGCACTGTATGGTGGACCACactacatcacagaaaacatcaatggtgaCGTCTGTGTATCAGACTGGGACCGACGTGCTGTAGTGGTGGTGGATAAATCAGGACAACAcaggttctcctacacaggTCCGGGGTCAGGGATTCGACCCCATGGAATATGTACTGATGTACTCggtcacatcctggtgtgtgatgaaAACAGTGAAACAGTTGATCTTCTGGATCAGGACGGTCAGTTCTTGTCTTTACTACTTACACCACAACAAGGGGTAACGTGTCCCCGTAGTTTGTGTGTGGATGATGAGAACAATCTCTGGGTGGGACAACATTACACAAACACAGTGACAGTGTTCAAGTATCTTCAGTGATCATTATATATCCATACATCAAGTGTACTACGTTTATGCCGTGAGACAATACGTAACTAACAAGATTTTGC
This genomic interval carries:
- the LOC105330300 gene encoding tripartite motif-containing protein 5-like codes for the protein MMALSESKIPPDAQHYLVCGTEDCKKNCQFYCNDCHLRMCEQCRDEHQKNKKTKNHEVVSYKLRKRQLPVEKCKIHPTKEIDLLCRECQIPLCSKCTGSKEHRGHWLTNLEILFDEKVAIYNEEIANIRSYFEPTSQNLKKEIAEDVTEIKKIMAGIRTSIKAEAESVKKLVDAVTLDKMEQVDKKEQSLLQTLNGQNQEIDDYINSLNDLIETYYGNLSPSNIEELTFALKSENLIIRPIPETFKPVPPVFTAGQYSKEDVAKLLGRITVPNTKPENRKIKPMETASTDLKPSGKQREQDREKSDVKQTLSLSSSVTKAREYTIPGVRSGDHISLGKSGRLWASDKRGILVQTDLQGNQLQKIKTYGVRDEGFHTVTQDGDLIYTDKHNNGINRITPDNAITEFIKTGDWEPLSIHSYHINGDILVGMRKNRKGKVTRYNKTMTEIQNILRDNKGQALYGGPHYITENINGDVCVSDWDRRAVVVVDKSGQHRFSYTGPGSGIRPHGICTDVLGHILVCDENSETVDLLDQDGQFLSLLLTPQQGVTCPRSLCVDDENNLWVGQHYTNTVTVFKYLQ